From Camelina sativa cultivar DH55 chromosome 20, Cs, whole genome shotgun sequence, the proteins below share one genomic window:
- the LOC104768495 gene encoding probable cytokinin riboside 5'-monophosphate phosphoribohydrolase LOG6 → MENEEGRREMTRKQSSRFKSICVFCGSSNGNKASYQDAAIDLGKELVARKIDLVYGGGSIGLMGLVSQAVHEGGRHVIGVIPKLLMLQELTGETVGEVREVADMHQRKAEMAKHSDAFIALPGGYGTLEELLEVITWAQLGIHDKPVGLLNVDGYYNALLSFIDKAVEEGFILPTARHIIVSAPTAKELFKKLEEYVPRH, encoded by the exons ATGGAGAATGaagagggaagaagagagatgacgAGGAAACAGAGTTCAAGGTTTAAGAGCATCTGCGTCTTTTGTGGTAGTAGCAATGGCAACAAAGCTAGTTATCAAGATGCAGCCATTGATTTAGGCAAAGAACTG GTGGCGAGGAAGATTGATCTTGTTTATGGTGGAGGAAGCATAGGTTTAATGGGTTTAGTGTCTCAAGCTGTTCATGAAGGCGGTCGTCATGTTATTGG TGTCATCCCCAAGCTACTCATGTTGCAAGAG ctTACTGGAGAAACAGTAGGAGAAGTGAGAGAAGTTGCAGACATGCATCAGAGAAAAGCTGAGATGGCTAAGCATTCTGATGCCTTCATTGCTTTGCCTG GTGGCTATGGTACACTCGAGGAGCTACTTGAAGTGATAACTTGGGCACAACTTGGTATACATGATAAACCG GTCGGTTTATTAAACGTTGATGGATATTACAATGCATTGCTATCATTCATCGACAAAGCTGTCGAAGAGGGATTTATTCTTCCTACCGCTCGACATATTATTGTATCCGCACCAACCGCAAAAGAGTTGTTTAAGAAATTAGAG GAGTATGTGCCTCGACATTAA